The genomic DNA AATTACAAGGTTATCCTAGTGTATTGATAAGTGCTCGATTCAtgctaaaataaattattataacataGCACTTATCTTGCTTATTTGACATATTTCTCACATAAAAACCCTCAACTATTGAATAAAGTATCATTGTGCAAAATTACTTGATTTAGTTTGCATTTGTGCAGGTTATAGTATTAAAGCAAAAACTGGAAAACAGagctttcgctgcagcgaactatatTTCGTTGTAGCGAACTCCAGGAAATCAAAGGCAAAATCCAGAAAACagggcattcgctgcagcgaaaggtagcgaatggtagcgaaggcccgattcgctgcagcgaaccatatttcgctgtagcgaacgaaGTCAGAAGCAAGCTTTCCAGTTTTGCTAGCAGCGAGCAGAAGCGAagtacattcgctgcagcgaaccatattttgctgtagcgaactttggcggtttctagaagatttgaatttcttaaagctaaagaaaacattcgctgcagcgaaatatccttcgcgtagcgaactctgtCGGTCAAAACAAAGACTTAACAATGAAGCAAGGCATTCGCTGCAACGAACTTCTGTTAGCATAGCGAACTCAGGCGGTCAGAACAGCTATAAAAGGAGCAGAAAATCAGTTCAGAGGAGATTCACTTTTATCTTGTAATACCTTTATAATAGTAACAGAAATAGAGGTTTTTAGGGAGAGGGAGCTAGACATACATCGAGAGTCGGGAAATCGTCGTTGATGTCGTTCCAACTCGAATCTTCCATTGTTCTTCaagctaccatgagtagctaaatccctctcttgttgggattggtcgtagtgcaccgaaacagtatgtattttctttgatcatggcattatatataatttatgtttaaatcattatcgttgttatcttcgttttactgtttatttcatggattgaattgatattgacaaatacgattctaatctcgatccaagataacaactattaaactctaaatgctagacataTATTTAGGTTTAACGTTCACTTTAAGTATTGAATCTTAATGCTACCGTATTgtttaataggctgagaaatcgtcgattaaaccataaggtaagaaatctcaacaaacgtttagacatgaactttgttgtgagcaatacgtgatgataATGAAACAAACATAGATTGTGTATAACTGATCCAAGATTGGCATATTGAATCGGTGGATGAAAACCAATTCTCAACAAGTATATTCCTCTGAAATTATCTTTCATTATTTACGCACTTTTATTTTCCGTAACTTTAAAccaaacaaatcttgaaacttatGCTTAGAGAtatagaaactgttgaacggttttgatatcgccccaatccctgtggatacgataatataaaatacttacatTTGACTTGTACTTTCTACAACATCATGTATGTCGGTTCAATCCGAaagagaagacatgtattaatgacatgtccttgaatcttgTTCAACAgaaaatatacttgccacattgaaacAGAAGGAACCCGACAACGTATAAAATATAAGACAAGTGTATAACACCCGGTACCGCAATAATAAGGAGATTAGGGTAGATAGAAGTGATCTGCAATAACTAAAAAGGTGATACTAGGTGAGCCAATAAAAATGGACGAAGTTATCCCTCATTAgaaaagacttagttttgatgatgatggttgcatcGAAGGAGAAAAATCGAATATCTCTATTACTTCCGAATTGGAAGAGATACAAGAGAGGTTTTCGAACGCCGATGACAACATGAAACTTCACATTAAAGAACAATTGCGGAGTATTGAATATCCCGAAACAACCGACATGAAACCGCcttctcaaccggttaagacaaATGGTGATCCAAAGAAATTGAAGTCTACACCAAATGACAACTCGATTACACGGGCTCCTTCCTATTGGGAGCACATCAATAAACTTTTTCCCGACTCACCAActccaaaatctcaaaaatttcaaacaagttcaagCAAAGGAGCTCGCATAAGCAAACCGCCTCCGACACATATTCCGCCAAAAATTCCAATCATCGAAGAGATGCCTCTTATGCCGAAAATTTCATTCATCAAAGAGATATCGGTTTCTATACACCTTAACATCGAGCGGGTCGTCAATGTTACGGGGGACGATAATTGCGGTTACCGGGCCGTCTCGGTGTTGCTTGGTAATGGAGAGGATAGCCATACGCTTGTCCGTCATCAACTTATCAAAGAGTTGAAGACGCATAAATAATCGTACACGTAGTTATATGGAGAGGAAGTTAAATTTGAAGTAGTTAACGAAGCTCTTGTTCCTTGGTTGGGCGCTTACGC from Vicia villosa cultivar HV-30 ecotype Madison, WI unplaced genomic scaffold, Vvil1.0 ctg.000004F_1_1_1, whole genome shotgun sequence includes the following:
- the LOC131621388 gene encoding uncharacterized protein LOC131621388, yielding MKLHIKEQLRSIEYPETTDMKPPSQPVKTNGDPKKLKSTPNDNSITRAPSYWEHINKLFPDSPTPKSQKFQTSSSKGARISKPPPTHIPPKIPIIEEMPLMPKISFIKEISVSIHLNIERVVNVTGDDNCGYRAVSVLLGNGEDSHTLVRHQLIKELKTHK